In Chitinivibrionales bacterium, the following proteins share a genomic window:
- a CDS encoding VPLPA-CTERM sorting domain-containing protein, translating into MKSSITNLGFIALLLGATWVAADVIQLTGVADGTTKNFSIYMDPSQLMSGPQLVNATVYTGLYDATDVTTGQSWETFCIDPIGDIKIGDSWASQLLTTTNLTGGTQGILSQPSYTQTNAVPINNTITAEKYAMIGYLADQYYYNTDASFNAADRSDLSLAFWEISRDYTGSRASMNLNNGNFQSVNSLSDQNFIGNLLDAAFSHRDDNTYSLAVFSPTQRPSQEFLAFRVPEPALFCMLLTGLCALGGLGIARRRKVA; encoded by the coding sequence ATGAAATCATCAATAACAAACCTCGGATTTATTGCCTTGTTGCTGGGCGCCACCTGGGTCGCGGCCGATGTCATCCAATTGACCGGCGTTGCAGACGGAACGACTAAAAATTTTTCCATCTACATGGATCCGTCACAGCTAATGTCCGGCCCTCAATTGGTGAATGCAACCGTCTATACCGGATTGTATGATGCCACGGACGTCACCACCGGTCAATCATGGGAAACCTTCTGCATTGACCCCATCGGCGATATCAAAATCGGCGATTCATGGGCGAGCCAGCTGCTCACCACCACGAACTTGACGGGCGGAACGCAGGGCATTCTGTCCCAGCCGTCATATACTCAAACCAATGCCGTCCCGATCAACAACACCATTACCGCCGAAAAATATGCCATGATCGGCTATCTCGCCGACCAGTACTATTATAATACCGATGCCTCTTTCAATGCCGCAGACCGAAGCGACCTGAGCCTTGCATTTTGGGAAATTTCGAGGGATTATACCGGTTCCCGCGCATCAATGAACCTGAACAACGGAAATTTCCAGAGCGTCAACTCTCTCAGCGACCAGAATTTCATCGGCAACCTGCTTGACGCCGCTTTCAGTCACCGTGATGACAACACGTATTCATTGGCCGTTTTCAGCCCCACCCAAAGGCCTTCCCAGGAATTTCTAGCATTCCGCGTGCCTGAGCCGGCTTTGTTCTGCATGCTTCTTACCGGGTTGTGCGCGCTGGGCGGCTTGGGAATAGCCCGTCGTCGAAAAGTGGCATAA
- a CDS encoding RnfABCDGE type electron transport complex subunit B has translation MTVVLPALFLGMLGLFFGLLYGLASRTFLLRNDETAEKIHNALPNVDCGACGFSTCRAFAKAIANHTAASTGCVPGGSPVSHAIGDILGVSISMPEPLMAIVHCKGGAKETSQRFVYQGIADCRAALIAQNGPKTCRDACLGLGSCAAACPFNAVAVTADLIAVVNPDACTGCGLCVKACPRGLIELIPRVHKIFLACANRDRGGRVLQYCAVGCTACTQCVRATPSGAITMENSLPVLDYSSGENFIVAAHTCPSDSFMDLVKVRPKVNIDVKCDGCAECVGSCPTAAITGIKGQRHVVNKDKCIGCGLCLNTCPVHAIAMWGGLGYVEDSRRRISKQ, from the coding sequence GTGACCGTTGTTCTGCCCGCGTTGTTTCTCGGAATGCTCGGCCTGTTTTTCGGCCTGCTGTACGGGCTTGCATCCCGCACCTTTCTTCTGCGAAACGACGAAACCGCCGAAAAAATCCACAACGCACTCCCCAACGTTGACTGCGGGGCGTGCGGTTTTTCCACGTGCCGCGCCTTTGCAAAGGCAATTGCAAACCATACGGCGGCGTCCACCGGCTGCGTGCCCGGCGGCTCCCCGGTTTCGCACGCAATCGGCGATATTCTTGGCGTCTCCATCTCCATGCCGGAACCGCTCATGGCCATTGTCCATTGTAAAGGAGGAGCAAAGGAAACCTCGCAGCGCTTCGTCTACCAGGGTATTGCCGACTGCCGGGCGGCGCTCATCGCGCAAAACGGGCCCAAAACATGCCGAGACGCCTGTCTCGGCCTGGGAAGCTGCGCTGCCGCATGCCCGTTCAACGCCGTCGCCGTCACCGCCGACCTTATTGCGGTTGTCAACCCTGACGCGTGCACCGGGTGCGGCCTGTGCGTCAAGGCGTGCCCCCGCGGCCTCATCGAGCTCATACCCCGCGTGCACAAGATATTCCTCGCGTGCGCCAACCGCGACCGCGGCGGCAGGGTGCTGCAGTACTGCGCCGTTGGCTGCACCGCATGCACCCAGTGCGTCAGGGCAACGCCTTCGGGCGCCATCACCATGGAAAACAGCCTGCCCGTTCTCGATTATTCATCGGGCGAAAATTTCATCGTGGCCGCGCACACCTGCCCTTCAGACAGCTTTATGGATCTTGTCAAGGTCAGGCCCAAGGTGAACATCGACGTCAAATGCGACGGCTGCGCCGAATGCGTGGGATCGTGCCCCACCGCAGCCATCACGGGAATCAAGGGCCAGCGTCATGTGGTCAACAAGGACAAGTGCATCGGATGCGGCCTCTGCCTCAACACCTGCCCCGTCCACGCAATTGCCATGTGGGGCGGCCTTGGGTATGTGGAAGACAGCAGGAGGAGAATATCAAAACAGTAG
- a CDS encoding Rnf-Nqr domain containing protein has protein sequence MNLHALLDLCIASILINNIVLSRLIGVCPCFGRTKKLSDGFGMGIAVTFVMGFTSVFTWAVRRYVLVPASMEYMQTMVFILVIVSLSLLAETGISKLWPALHEKAGVYIPSIAANCAVIALALINAQTNPFTRQPFTLLEAFVNGLATGGGFTLALVLMTGIQQRLEYARIPKALSGFPISLLSAGLMSLAFLGFWGLHFTRVTGG, from the coding sequence ATGAACCTGCACGCGCTGCTCGATCTTTGCATCGCCTCGATTCTGATCAACAACATCGTGCTGTCGCGCCTGATCGGCGTTTGCCCCTGCTTCGGCAGGACTAAAAAGCTTTCGGACGGGTTCGGCATGGGGATCGCGGTGACGTTCGTCATGGGTTTCACCTCGGTGTTCACCTGGGCTGTCCGAAGATACGTGCTGGTGCCCGCCTCCATGGAATACATGCAGACCATGGTGTTCATCCTCGTGATTGTCTCGCTTTCGCTCCTCGCGGAAACAGGAATTTCCAAACTGTGGCCCGCGCTCCATGAAAAAGCGGGCGTCTACATCCCTTCCATCGCGGCAAACTGCGCCGTGATCGCGTTGGCGCTCATCAATGCGCAAACCAACCCTTTCACCCGCCAGCCGTTCACGCTGCTTGAAGCATTTGTCAATGGGCTGGCCACCGGTGGCGGTTTCACGCTCGCGCTCGTGCTCATGACGGGCATACAGCAGCGCCTGGAATACGCGAGAATCCCAAAAGCACTCTCGGGATTTCCCATTTCTCTGCTGAGCGCCGGACTCATGTCCCTTGCGTTTCTCGGCTTTTGGGGCCTTCATTTCACCCGCGTCACAGGAGGATAA
- a CDS encoding Rnf-Nqr domain containing protein, protein MMKGELNRGIVDQNPLFRLGLGLCPALAVTATVGDAVGMGLCVWGVLVASAAAVSFTRNLIPRNVAALCRLMMIACFATIADMLLQAHAPGLRGRLGIYVPLIAVNCLILERTDSFAAKNRLVPSVIDGAAMGAGFIAALFFCSVVREILGSFRLFGQRVVPSENPLLVFASPCGGFFALALVLGLYNFLRLRKRERPR, encoded by the coding sequence ATGATGAAAGGCGAATTGAACCGCGGCATTGTTGATCAGAATCCCCTGTTCAGGCTCGGCCTCGGCCTCTGCCCCGCGCTGGCCGTCACAGCCACCGTGGGCGACGCGGTTGGAATGGGACTTTGTGTTTGGGGAGTTCTTGTCGCCTCTGCCGCCGCGGTATCTTTCACGCGTAACCTGATTCCCCGGAATGTCGCCGCGCTCTGCCGCCTCATGATGATCGCGTGCTTTGCAACCATCGCCGACATGCTTCTGCAGGCGCATGCCCCCGGTCTGAGGGGCAGACTCGGCATTTACGTGCCGCTCATCGCCGTTAACTGCCTCATCCTCGAACGGACAGATTCTTTCGCGGCAAAAAACAGGCTTGTACCGTCGGTGATCGACGGCGCGGCCATGGGAGCCGGATTTATCGCCGCGTTATTTTTTTGTTCCGTTGTCCGTGAGATCCTCGGAAGCTTCCGGCTTTTCGGACAGCGGGTGGTGCCGTCGGAAAATCCCCTGCTCGTTTTTGCGAGTCCCTGCGGCGGATTCTTCGCCCTTGCGCTGGTGCTCGGACTTTATAATTTTCTCCGTTTGAGAAAAAGAGAGAGGCCGCGATGA
- a CDS encoding RnfABCDGE type electron transport complex subunit D, whose amino-acid sequence MNDTASARLQPLLYVSAPPHIRQGESVPSIMLAVIIALAPALAASAVFYGVYALLLVALCVVASVGSEALLCAFFRRPLTTGDLSAVLTGLLLGLSLPPRLPLWIAACGAVFAIAVVKMAFGGLGHNFVNPALAARAFLMVSFPAAMSSWTVPAHGTLCGLQRGLDGISAATPLAYFKSAMASGVFTSLDLQDAIPSLFWGNVGGSLGATSAAAVGAGAIFLFYRGIIRFRTPLFFLGTLFVLFWIFSGVGDLFSADSLIAALYQVLCGGTMLGAFFFAADPVTSPMSGLGRILFGIGCGGLTFVIRKFGGYPDGVCWAVLLMNLAVPILDRYTRRRYFGEVRKHG is encoded by the coding sequence ATGAACGATACCGCTTCCGCCCGCCTGCAACCGCTCTTGTATGTCTCGGCGCCGCCCCATATCCGGCAGGGCGAGTCGGTGCCTTCCATCATGCTGGCGGTCATTATCGCGCTTGCGCCGGCGCTCGCCGCGTCGGCGGTGTTTTACGGCGTTTACGCGCTGCTGCTCGTCGCCCTGTGCGTTGTGGCATCCGTCGGCTCCGAGGCGCTGCTGTGCGCCTTCTTCCGCAGGCCGCTCACCACCGGCGACCTGAGCGCGGTGCTCACCGGCCTGCTGCTCGGCCTCTCGCTCCCTCCCCGCCTGCCCCTGTGGATTGCCGCCTGCGGCGCCGTGTTCGCAATAGCAGTTGTCAAGATGGCGTTCGGCGGGCTCGGACACAACTTTGTCAATCCCGCGCTCGCGGCACGCGCGTTCCTCATGGTGTCGTTCCCCGCCGCCATGTCGTCGTGGACGGTTCCGGCCCACGGCACATTGTGCGGCCTCCAGCGGGGACTCGACGGGATCAGCGCCGCCACGCCGCTGGCGTATTTCAAATCGGCCATGGCCTCCGGCGTTTTCACGTCCCTTGACCTTCAGGATGCGATTCCCAGCCTTTTCTGGGGAAACGTGGGCGGGAGTTTGGGCGCCACAAGCGCGGCCGCCGTCGGTGCGGGCGCGATTTTTCTTTTTTACCGGGGCATTATAAGGTTCAGGACGCCGTTATTTTTCCTGGGCACACTGTTCGTGCTGTTCTGGATTTTCAGCGGCGTCGGCGATTTGTTTTCGGCGGACTCACTGATTGCCGCCCTCTACCAGGTGCTCTGCGGCGGCACGATGCTCGGCGCGTTTTTTTTCGCGGCCGACCCGGTCACCTCGCCCATGAGCGGCTTGGGCCGCATCCTGTTCGGCATCGGCTGCGGCGGCCTTACCTTTGTCATCAGAAAATTCGGCGGATATCCCGACGGTGTCTGCTGGGCCGTGCTCCTCATGAACCTTGCGGTCCCGATTCTTGACCGATATACCAGACGGCGGTATTTCGGTGAGGTGAGAAAACATGGGTAG
- the rsxC gene encoding electron transport complex subunit RsxC, with the protein MLRILGFRGGIHPPNGKLTTAHLAIEELPPPSRIIVPMLQHAGILATPVVKRGDRVLRGQVIAEPAGLDSAAVHSPVSGSVLSVSKFPHPNGERVLAAEIENDGQDRAADAKPLQKPWRDAAPEEIIQKVRECGIVGMGGDGVPAHVKLASSGKQIDTFILNCTECEPLMTADARLVVEKCGDVLTGALMVKKILGAKKAVIAVSAETPGVLKAVSQAVKDPQLSDFLLVSTKTKYPQSEEKILVKTLTKRETPYRGSPADVGCVVHNAATVYAIAQAVATGVPLYQRVITVAGPCVASPKNLLVRVGTPVRHVLEHCGADMKAVKKIIMGGPMRGLAQAELDAPIIKTTRGVVALSALFPGIRKYDCIGCGRCMQACPMKLNPSFLMKFIDKGKTAEPIEWGVMACVECGSCAYVCPAKINLVHFMKLGKYMASSASLPSAAATPGGTAS; encoded by the coding sequence GTGCTGCGGATATTAGGCTTTCGCGGGGGGATCCATCCGCCAAACGGCAAGCTCACCACGGCGCATTTGGCCATCGAAGAACTTCCTCCGCCCTCAAGAATAATTGTGCCGATGCTGCAGCATGCGGGTATCCTCGCCACCCCGGTGGTAAAACGCGGCGACAGGGTTTTACGGGGGCAGGTCATTGCCGAGCCCGCCGGCCTTGATTCCGCCGCAGTGCATTCGCCGGTTTCAGGGAGCGTGCTTTCCGTTTCCAAGTTTCCTCATCCAAACGGCGAGCGCGTGCTCGCGGCTGAAATCGAAAACGACGGCCAGGACAGGGCGGCCGACGCAAAGCCGCTGCAGAAGCCGTGGCGCGACGCCGCGCCTGAGGAAATCATTCAAAAGGTCCGCGAATGCGGCATTGTCGGAATGGGCGGAGACGGCGTTCCCGCGCACGTCAAGCTTGCCTCGTCCGGCAAACAAATTGACACCTTCATACTGAACTGCACCGAATGCGAACCCCTCATGACCGCGGACGCCCGGCTGGTGGTCGAAAAGTGCGGCGACGTGCTGACCGGCGCGCTGATGGTAAAAAAAATCCTGGGCGCTAAAAAAGCGGTGATTGCGGTTTCCGCCGAGACGCCCGGCGTCCTGAAAGCCGTGTCGCAAGCCGTAAAGGACCCGCAATTGAGCGATTTCTTGTTGGTGTCCACGAAAACAAAATATCCGCAAAGCGAAGAGAAAATACTGGTCAAGACGCTTACCAAAAGGGAAACGCCTTACAGAGGCAGCCCTGCGGACGTGGGCTGCGTGGTGCACAACGCCGCCACGGTCTACGCCATTGCGCAGGCCGTCGCGACCGGCGTTCCGCTTTACCAGCGCGTCATCACGGTTGCCGGCCCGTGCGTGGCGTCGCCGAAAAACTTGCTGGTGCGCGTCGGCACCCCCGTCAGGCATGTGCTTGAACATTGCGGCGCCGACATGAAAGCGGTGAAAAAAATAATCATGGGCGGGCCCATGCGCGGCCTCGCGCAGGCCGAGCTCGATGCGCCGATCATCAAAACCACGCGGGGCGTGGTCGCACTTTCGGCGCTTTTCCCCGGCATTCGGAAGTACGACTGCATCGGCTGCGGAAGGTGCATGCAGGCATGTCCCATGAAATTGAACCCATCTTTTCTCATGAAATTCATTGACAAGGGAAAAACGGCTGAACCGATTGAATGGGGTGTCATGGCGTGCGTAGAATGCGGGTCGTGCGCGTACGTTTGCCCCGCAAAAATAAACCTTGTGCATTTCATGAAACTTGGAAAATACATGGCCAGCAGCGCCAGCCTGCCGTCTGCCGCCGCAACACCGGGCGGAACGGCATCATGA
- a CDS encoding STAS domain-containing protein yields the protein MQFLLNTQKKNGFVVFNLAGNLNWEGARKLSEVFNEELGRGEKHFLLNLEALKTIASYSLSTILKLSYLAKKQDGSIAIVCPEGNVWDVFYVLEIGKVVPLFPSEEKFWEQGKNAIAK from the coding sequence ATGCAGTTTCTGCTCAATACCCAAAAGAAAAACGGCTTTGTCGTTTTTAACCTTGCAGGCAACCTCAACTGGGAAGGCGCCCGCAAGCTCAGCGAGGTCTTCAACGAAGAGCTCGGCAGAGGAGAAAAGCATTTTCTGCTCAACCTCGAAGCGCTCAAGACGATCGCGAGCTATTCACTTTCAACCATCCTCAAACTTTCTTACCTTGCCAAGAAACAGGACGGCAGCATCGCCATCGTCTGCCCCGAAGGAAATGTATGGGACGTGTTTTACGTACTTGAAATCGGCAAGGTGGTGCCGCTCTTCCCGTCCGAAGAAAAATTCTGGGAGCAGGGGAAAAACGCCATTGCCAAGTAA
- a CDS encoding DUF4416 family protein has product MGIATVPPPVKLFIAEMFDASVDHREVQSVLAQKFGGIDATLGPITFNFTEYYKDEMGDDLKKMYLTFEPLIQRDALAAIKIFTNDIERRYRSNGGRRLNLDPGYLAPDKLVLASTKDFYHRVYLSQGIFAEVTLHYRKGSYRYFSWTYPDYKEPSFLEFLEGARAGYMKEVRNPSR; this is encoded by the coding sequence ATGGGCATCGCAACCGTCCCGCCGCCGGTAAAACTGTTTATCGCGGAAATGTTCGACGCATCGGTGGATCACCGTGAGGTCCAGAGTGTCCTCGCGCAAAAATTCGGCGGCATTGACGCCACCCTTGGACCAATTACGTTCAATTTCACCGAATATTATAAAGACGAAATGGGCGATGACCTGAAAAAAATGTACCTCACGTTCGAACCGCTCATTCAGCGCGACGCGCTGGCGGCCATCAAGATATTCACCAACGACATTGAACGGCGTTATAGGTCAAACGGCGGGCGCAGGCTCAATCTCGATCCCGGCTATCTTGCGCCCGACAAGCTCGTGCTAGCCAGCACCAAGGATTTTTACCACCGGGTGTACCTTTCGCAGGGGATTTTTGCCGAGGTAACGCTGCATTATCGGAAGGGGAGTTACCGGTATTTTTCGTGGACCTATCCGGATTACAAGGAGCCCTCGTTTCTGGAGTTTTTGGAGGGGGCGAGGGCGGGGTACATGAAGGAAGTGCGGAATCCTTCGCGGTAG
- a CDS encoding DUF4982 domain-containing protein: MVRRIGIFILAVVLVAAISGIAQTYTPDSSNRVVFNLGGTSWKISKSDVTGAQATSFNDAGWSDIGVPHCMAEDQTFVNNTSGGGNLPGGPYWYRKHFTLDPKYAGKKVFLECEGVHLGCQVYVNGTMLPTSSSINTTATHVVGFTGFTNDITSLVTTDGSDNVIAIRVAMNASWFADPGFATVFRFGQGSGGPFRPVWLILTDKVHVPTNEYSGTKQWGTYVATTNVAADGSQATVRMLTNVLNDGTAAQSVTVTTKVVDASNNNVVLSKDQTQSIPAGSSFVFDQSGTIANPKLWYPNNSPWGKPNLHTVYHIVKLGTTVVDLVQSPLGIRTITWDKNFPYINGHVHHLYGAASRYDYPALGTAVPPAVEWRDAKLLADVGGNLWRPGHSSCSRTFVEACDAFGIMIVQPSGEGEGAFSDPAIDQTPSKRPLKKEIHRDVIIRDRSHPCILAWEASNGDMDSLYADTLRALSTVWDSLAPRATALRGKPFTQGQLDLHGCTLTGCDAQQKPLGNNINFPWWGSEYWGRHSQRFAYDWEVMQSGEFLRDWAAGIKNNCFGMAQWYFMETPGETGPYLDGTNSNNARSFGSSMTDFSRIPKFLYYQYGVCWIPYTTQPRIAISNHWNRSGTVRVDVWSNCPQVRLSVNGNVIGTQAPNGQQGAAGGINDVSNTTTQLPFQCTFTNVAWQAGTLKAEGLNASGAVVCSDQKVTAGAPHHIVLTQEQNTTKPDGSTFQVTANGYDVALIKATIVDANNNWCPTDSGKITWSVSGPATYRGGSDQFVTTGQAYGYHAPLDPELNIEGGMAMVAVRSQFTTGTVTVTATVAGLPTPTATTTYDIKPVTDQVVVAGKPSLSPQNFKEALITEVAASGDKIRYFISVPANVSVEIMNASGRVVRTIPALKQPAGWHPVALSQSADNGMARTGVYFVKLIVDGKAMMAKKLVLLR; this comes from the coding sequence ATGGTTAGGCGAATCGGTATTTTTATATTGGCCGTTGTTCTTGTTGCCGCCATTTCGGGTATCGCTCAGACGTACACACCCGATTCGAGCAACAGGGTGGTATTCAATCTCGGCGGAACGTCTTGGAAGATAAGCAAGTCTGATGTAACAGGCGCCCAGGCCACCTCCTTCAACGACGCCGGATGGAGCGACATTGGCGTTCCGCACTGCATGGCGGAAGACCAGACGTTTGTCAACAACACTTCCGGCGGCGGCAATCTTCCGGGCGGTCCCTACTGGTACCGCAAGCACTTCACGCTTGACCCGAAATATGCGGGCAAAAAGGTTTTCCTGGAGTGCGAAGGCGTGCACCTCGGCTGCCAGGTGTATGTCAACGGAACCATGCTTCCCACCTCCAGCTCAATAAACACGACGGCCACGCATGTTGTCGGGTTTACCGGATTTACTAATGATATCACCAGTCTTGTCACTACCGACGGTTCCGACAACGTCATCGCCATCCGCGTGGCCATGAACGCTTCATGGTTCGCAGACCCAGGATTTGCCACAGTGTTCAGGTTCGGACAAGGCTCGGGCGGGCCTTTCCGGCCGGTGTGGCTGATACTGACCGACAAGGTCCACGTGCCCACCAATGAATATTCCGGCACAAAGCAATGGGGCACCTATGTCGCCACCACGAACGTCGCCGCCGACGGATCACAGGCGACCGTGCGCATGCTCACTAACGTGCTCAATGACGGCACTGCCGCCCAGAGCGTCACGGTCACCACAAAAGTGGTTGACGCCTCCAATAATAACGTGGTGCTCTCGAAAGACCAGACGCAGTCCATCCCGGCAGGGTCAAGCTTCGTGTTCGACCAGTCGGGCACCATCGCGAACCCGAAACTCTGGTACCCGAACAACAGCCCGTGGGGCAAGCCGAACCTCCACACTGTTTATCACATTGTTAAGTTGGGAACGACCGTGGTGGACCTCGTGCAGAGCCCGCTGGGCATCCGCACCATCACGTGGGACAAGAATTTTCCTTACATCAACGGCCACGTGCACCATCTGTACGGCGCGGCCTCGCGCTATGACTACCCGGCGCTCGGCACCGCGGTGCCGCCCGCGGTTGAATGGCGCGACGCGAAACTGCTCGCCGACGTCGGCGGCAACCTGTGGCGGCCCGGCCATTCGTCGTGCAGCAGAACCTTTGTCGAGGCCTGCGACGCGTTCGGCATCATGATCGTGCAGCCGTCCGGCGAAGGCGAAGGAGCGTTCAGCGACCCGGCCATCGACCAGACGCCTTCCAAACGGCCCCTCAAGAAAGAAATTCACCGGGACGTGATCATCCGCGACCGCAGCCACCCGTGCATCCTCGCGTGGGAGGCTTCCAACGGCGACATGGATTCGCTCTATGCCGACACCTTGCGCGCGCTCAGCACGGTGTGGGACTCGCTTGCGCCGCGCGCGACCGCGCTGCGCGGAAAGCCGTTCACCCAAGGCCAACTCGACCTGCACGGCTGCACGCTCACGGGCTGCGACGCGCAGCAGAAGCCCCTCGGCAACAACATCAACTTCCCGTGGTGGGGGTCCGAATACTGGGGCAGGCACTCGCAGCGGTTCGCCTACGACTGGGAGGTCATGCAGTCGGGTGAATTCTTGCGTGACTGGGCCGCGGGCATCAAGAACAATTGCTTCGGCATGGCGCAATGGTACTTTATGGAAACGCCTGGAGAAACCGGCCCGTACCTCGACGGCACGAACTCGAACAATGCGCGCTCGTTCGGTTCTTCCATGACCGATTTCAGCCGCATCCCGAAGTTTCTCTATTATCAATACGGCGTGTGCTGGATCCCCTACACCACCCAGCCGAGGATCGCGATCTCCAACCACTGGAACCGCTCGGGCACGGTCCGGGTTGACGTATGGAGCAACTGCCCGCAGGTGCGTCTCAGCGTCAACGGAAACGTTATAGGAACGCAGGCGCCCAACGGCCAGCAGGGAGCTGCCGGCGGCATCAATGACGTGAGCAACACCACCACGCAGCTGCCCTTCCAATGCACATTTACCAATGTCGCCTGGCAGGCCGGCACGCTCAAGGCGGAGGGCCTCAACGCGAGCGGCGCCGTTGTGTGCTCCGACCAGAAGGTGACGGCCGGCGCGCCCCACCACATCGTGCTCACACAGGAGCAGAACACCACCAAGCCGGACGGCTCGACGTTCCAGGTCACCGCAAATGGCTATGATGTCGCGCTCATCAAGGCCACGATCGTTGATGCAAACAACAACTGGTGTCCCACCGATTCCGGCAAGATCACCTGGAGCGTTTCGGGACCGGCAACGTACCGCGGCGGCAGCGACCAATTCGTCACCACGGGCCAGGCCTACGGGTATCACGCGCCCCTCGATCCCGAACTCAACATCGAAGGCGGCATGGCCATGGTAGCGGTGCGGTCGCAGTTTACCACAGGCACCGTCACGGTGACCGCGACCGTGGCCGGGCTCCCCACTCCCACGGCGACCACCACGTATGATATCAAGCCGGTGACCGACCAGGTGGTGGTCGCGGGAAAACCGTCATTGTCCCCGCAGAATTTCAAGGAAGCGCTGATAACGGAGGTCGCCGCGTCCGGCGACAAGATACGGTATTTCATCAGCGTGCCCGCGAACGTTTCGGTTGAAATCATGAATGCGAGCGGCAGAGTGGTGCGTACCATTCCAGCCTTAAAGCAGCCGGCCGGATGGCATCCTGTCGCATTAAGTCAATCAGCGGACAACGGCATGGCGCGCACCGGGGTGTATTTTGTGAAGCTGATCGTGGACGGAAAGGCCATGATGGCGAAAAAACTGGTGCTGCTCAGGTGA